The Spartobacteria bacterium genome contains a region encoding:
- a CDS encoding metal-dependent hydrolase: MNVIEPHIHMIARTTQDYERMARMHTAACVEPAFWAGYDRTSAMAFHDYFTHLTTFEPARAAQYLIQHYCWICLNPKEADNLDLAREVLSFIPDFLDKPNVLGIGEIGLNKNTRNEMIVFEQQVELALKYHQLIWIHTPHLSDKLKGTKMMLDYLKGHGGIDPERIAFDHCEEHTIPMLRDAGFWTAMTIYPITKNSAARVVDSIERFGMERMLVDASGDWGPSDPGTLHDAIFEMRRRGHKPEHVETVFYNNPCYFLGQCSKFAQEPTRAKADAWNCQEMQ; this comes from the coding sequence ATGAATGTCATAGAGCCCCATATCCACATGATCGCCCGCACCACACAGGATTATGAACGTATGGCAAGGATGCATACGGCGGCCTGTGTGGAACCGGCCTTCTGGGCAGGATACGACCGCACGTCTGCCATGGCTTTTCATGACTATTTCACGCATTTAACCACTTTCGAACCAGCCCGGGCCGCTCAGTATTTAATTCAGCACTATTGCTGGATCTGTCTGAATCCAAAAGAAGCTGATAACCTCGATCTGGCCCGTGAAGTGCTGTCGTTTATTCCTGACTTCCTGGATAAACCCAATGTATTGGGCATCGGTGAAATAGGGTTAAATAAAAATACCCGCAATGAAATGATCGTGTTTGAACAGCAGGTTGAATTAGCCCTGAAGTATCATCAGCTGATATGGATTCATACACCGCACCTGAGTGATAAGCTGAAGGGCACCAAAATGATGCTGGATTATCTAAAGGGACATGGCGGCATAGATCCCGAGCGTATCGCCTTCGATCACTGCGAAGAACATACCATCCCCATGCTGCGTGACGCCGGCTTCTGGACGGCTATGACCATTTATCCTATTACCAAAAACTCGGCGGCGAGGGTCGTCGACAGCATAGAGCGTTTCGGCATGGAGCGCATGCTGGTGGATGCCTCCGGCGACTGGGGGCCGTCGGATCCAGGAACCCTGCACGACGCCATTTTTGAAATGCGGCGACGCGGCCATAAACCAGAGCATGTGGAAACCGTTTTTTATAATAATCCCTGTTATTTTTTAGGGCAATGTTCTAAATTCGCCCAAGAGCCAACGCGGGCAAAGGCCGACGCATGGAACTGCCAGGAGATGCAATGA